A window of Candidatus Poribacteria bacterium contains these coding sequences:
- a CDS encoding segregation/condensation protein A: MTETTPTPASTAPIYSLKLEGFEGPLDLLLHLIQKEEMDIYDIQIAHITDRYLEYVNLMEQLDLDVASEFLVMAATLLHIKSQSILPQLTPDTEYMIGDQEQLVKQLLEYKQFKEAARVLDVYAERQTLIYSRNPKIHEDLEGTREFEIRATLFDLLTAFKGLNDRAAEIETEETYETFEEETITVEDKIAFIDRQLESEDQLLFDDLFPLSSTKTDRIVTFLAILELIRIGKIVTVQTGHFESIYIVKQEHEGADQEILPPSNVENTRSEERNN, translated from the coding sequence ATGACTGAAACAACGCCAACGCCCGCCTCTACAGCCCCAATATACTCCCTGAAGTTAGAAGGTTTCGAGGGACCGCTCGATCTGCTCCTGCATCTGATCCAGAAAGAGGAGATGGATATTTACGATATTCAGATTGCGCACATCACCGATCGGTACCTGGAATATGTGAATCTAATGGAGCAGTTAGATTTAGATGTGGCCTCCGAATTTTTGGTGATGGCGGCAACACTTCTGCACATTAAATCGCAAAGTATCCTCCCACAACTCACACCAGATACTGAATATATGATCGGCGATCAAGAGCAACTCGTTAAGCAGCTCTTGGAGTACAAACAGTTCAAAGAGGCTGCCCGAGTTTTAGATGTTTATGCCGAACGTCAGACATTAATCTATAGCAGAAATCCTAAAATACACGAAGATTTAGAGGGGACGCGTGAATTTGAGATCAGGGCAACACTGTTTGATCTCCTGACCGCTTTTAAGGGGTTGAACGATCGCGCTGCAGAAATAGAGACCGAAGAAACTTATGAGACGTTTGAAGAGGAAACAATAACCGTTGAAGATAAAATCGCTTTTATTGACAGACAGTTGGAAAGTGAAGACCAATTACTCTTCGATGACCTGTTCCCTTTGTCCTCGACCAAGACAGATCGCATTGTGACATTTCTCGCTATTTTAGAACTCATTCGGATAGGAAAAATTGTCACTGTGCAAACTGGGCATTTTGAAAGTATTTATATCGTTAAACAGGAGCACGAGGGGGCTGATCAAGAGATTCTGCCGCCTTCAAACGTTGAAAACACTCGTTCAGAAGAACGAAACAATTAG
- a CDS encoding site-2 protease family protein, with product MPNFDPYEAILVVTQFIILLTFHEWGHAKSADMLGDPTSRELGRMSLNPGVHIDIIGTLILPLLGTLFGGGFFGWAKPVPVNPFNLKNPRRDLMLIAAAGPFMNIVLTFVILAVIRLLLELTSFDPAGSPLHAEINRQLIRTALISVFLAAFNMLPLFPLDGFSVVRGLLPARTAHQFEKLSPYGMPILMCLIFLPGIFGIPNYVFGFLSNVSFETLNLIAKIVGIR from the coding sequence ATGCCTAATTTCGACCCTTATGAAGCAATCCTTGTAGTTACACAGTTCATCATTCTGTTAACTTTCCATGAATGGGGACACGCCAAATCAGCGGACATGTTGGGGGATCCAACATCTCGCGAGCTTGGACGGATGTCGTTGAATCCGGGCGTACACATTGATATTATCGGGACATTAATACTTCCACTGCTCGGAACGCTTTTTGGAGGCGGTTTCTTCGGTTGGGCAAAACCGGTACCCGTCAACCCGTTCAACCTGAAAAATCCGAGAAGGGACTTGATGCTTATCGCCGCTGCCGGTCCTTTCATGAATATCGTCCTCACTTTTGTGATTTTGGCAGTGATTCGACTCTTACTTGAATTGACCTCTTTCGATCCGGCTGGGTCTCCACTTCATGCTGAGATTAACAGGCAATTAATTCGGACAGCGTTGATTAGTGTTTTTCTCGCGGCGTTTAACATGCTCCCGCTTTTTCCGTTAGACGGTTTCAGCGTTGTGAGAGGCTTGCTACCCGCACGGACAGCGCACCAATTCGAGAAACTGAGTCCGTATGGAATGCCGATTCTGATGTGCCTCATTTTTCTACCCGGTATCTTCGGTATACCGAACTATGTGTTCGGATTCTTGAGCAATGTCAGTTTTGAAACCCTAAATCTGATTGCGAAGATCGTAGGGATACGATAA
- the scpB gene encoding SMC-Scp complex subunit ScpB: MDSEYLTVADSIEELDAIPAQKPKLILEAVLFAASEPISVEQFQAVLPELDKRAIRTELDELCQDYQEMRRSFRLVEIANGYQICTSPEYSEWIQKFYTRQVRVKLSPSALETLAIVAYKQPVTRTDVATLRGVNSDSVLNSLIEKGLVCIAGRKDGRSLLFSTTDEFLQQFGLKDASELPSLEEIDELLNTSNGNEPAQNALPVVMEENAEQ, from the coding sequence ATGGATTCTGAATATCTTACCGTTGCCGATTCGATAGAGGAACTCGACGCGATACCCGCGCAAAAACCCAAATTAATTTTGGAAGCGGTCCTGTTCGCCGCGAGCGAACCAATTTCGGTGGAACAGTTTCAAGCGGTGCTGCCGGAGTTAGACAAACGCGCCATCCGGACGGAACTCGACGAACTGTGCCAAGACTATCAAGAAATGAGACGGAGTTTTCGCCTCGTTGAAATAGCGAATGGCTACCAAATCTGCACGTCGCCAGAATACTCAGAGTGGATTCAGAAGTTTTATACGCGTCAGGTTCGCGTCAAACTATCCCCGTCAGCGCTTGAAACACTCGCAATTGTTGCTTACAAGCAACCTGTTACGCGGACAGATGTCGCGACACTGCGCGGTGTCAACAGTGACAGTGTACTAAACTCACTCATAGAGAAAGGATTGGTTTGTATCGCTGGTAGAAAAGATGGACGCTCCTTGCTTTTTTCAACCACAGATGAGTTCCTCCAACAATTTGGCTTGAAAGATGCCTCTGAGTTGCCCTCACTTGAAGAAATAGACGAACTCCTTAACACATCAAACGGAAACGAGCCTGCCCAAAACGCCCTGCCAGTCGTTATGGAGGAGAACGCCGAGCAATGA
- a CDS encoding insulinase family protein produces the protein MQKPIFTGLVFATLVACLIVSGMPSAFARPHEELTFEPIEFKPPVPEKRTLSNGMVLYLIEDHELPLFNINGLIKTGDIYDPADKVGLSSIFASVMRTGGTVSREPDALNEALESMAASVEVGMSREYGTVNLSTLAEDIENGLEIFADVLRNPAFREDKLELRKQQSVERIRRRNDNPIQLAWRNFSALLYGTNHPFGWYTEIEGIESITADDLKAFHAKYYHPNNMLLAITGDFDTETLIAQLEKVFEGWESADIAFPDVPTVDPTPEASVNYIFKDLPQSVMLIGHFGIKRTPDFADYFALRVMNDILGEGGFTSRLMKEVREKAGLAYMVGSIMQTTYYTNPGEWFAYSQTRTDKTSEAISLIIDVVKGLRDTPVPEAELQRTKDSLINSFVFGFESSSQIAFQQMMLAYRGFSPDFLETFTDNIAQVTAADVQAVAQKYLHPDALTIVTVGNKANFDRSLDEFGAVNEIEIAQPAPPPAEPMPEASEGDMAKAKEVIAAAVDAYGGLEKLQAVKNIVVEGRATANSPMGPMNLDVKGYQVYPDKLRQDIKMPQGEMSYAFDGTSGFAMTPMGPQPLPPEMTASMKDGIFREPIWLLASLMKDDSSIQYTGTEEVMGKPAAIVLVPQPSGEVLKIFISEETHYIVKMSFREAEQGVVLNKETLLGDYRDVDGVKVPHHIQQNVEGELFSETQINSVMLNAELDESLFEEPQ, from the coding sequence ATGCAGAAACCAATTTTCACTGGACTTGTCTTCGCGACACTGGTCGCCTGTCTCATTGTGTCGGGTATGCCATCTGCATTTGCCAGACCCCACGAAGAACTTACCTTTGAACCGATCGAGTTTAAACCGCCTGTCCCAGAGAAGCGAACGCTCTCAAACGGGATGGTGCTTTACCTCATTGAGGACCATGAGTTGCCGCTTTTCAACATCAACGGGTTGATTAAAACCGGTGACATCTACGATCCGGCGGATAAGGTGGGTTTATCGTCGATATTCGCCTCCGTTATGCGAACCGGCGGCACGGTGTCGCGTGAACCAGATGCGCTAAATGAGGCGTTAGAATCTATGGCGGCTTCCGTTGAAGTCGGTATGTCCCGTGAATACGGGACGGTTAACCTCTCAACGCTCGCAGAAGACATTGAGAACGGACTGGAAATCTTTGCCGATGTGCTCAGAAATCCAGCGTTTCGCGAAGATAAATTGGAACTCCGCAAGCAGCAGTCGGTTGAGCGTATCCGCCGACGCAACGATAACCCGATCCAACTGGCGTGGCGTAACTTCTCGGCACTGCTTTACGGAACAAACCATCCCTTCGGGTGGTATACCGAAATTGAGGGTATAGAGAGTATCACCGCTGATGATCTCAAAGCGTTTCATGCGAAGTATTATCATCCCAATAACATGCTGCTCGCGATTACCGGTGATTTTGATACGGAGACCTTGATTGCGCAACTGGAGAAGGTGTTTGAAGGCTGGGAATCCGCAGATATTGCGTTCCCTGATGTCCCAACCGTGGATCCCACGCCCGAAGCGTCCGTTAATTATATCTTCAAGGACCTCCCGCAGTCGGTGATGCTTATCGGACATTTCGGCATCAAACGCACTCCCGATTTCGCCGACTATTTCGCGCTCCGCGTCATGAACGACATTCTCGGTGAAGGCGGTTTCACCTCTCGTCTCATGAAGGAAGTGCGTGAGAAGGCAGGTCTCGCCTATATGGTGGGTAGCATCATGCAAACGACGTATTACACGAATCCAGGGGAATGGTTCGCCTATTCGCAGACGCGGACGGATAAGACGTCAGAAGCGATCTCGCTCATTATTGATGTCGTCAAAGGTCTCCGAGACACGCCTGTCCCGGAAGCAGAATTGCAGCGCACCAAAGATTCACTCATCAATTCGTTTGTCTTTGGGTTTGAAAGCAGTTCGCAAATCGCCTTCCAACAGATGATGCTGGCGTATCGCGGTTTTTCGCCCGACTTCCTTGAAACTTTTACGGACAACATCGCTCAGGTCACAGCGGCGGATGTGCAGGCGGTCGCACAAAAGTATCTTCATCCGGATGCACTTACGATTGTCACTGTCGGCAATAAAGCCAATTTTGACCGATCGCTTGATGAGTTCGGTGCGGTGAACGAGATTGAGATAGCTCAACCTGCACCACCACCTGCGGAACCGATGCCTGAAGCGAGTGAAGGAGACATGGCGAAAGCCAAAGAGGTCATCGCGGCGGCAGTCGATGCTTATGGTGGACTTGAGAAGTTGCAAGCCGTCAAAAACATTGTTGTGGAAGGACGCGCGACCGCCAATTCACCGATGGGTCCGATGAACTTGGATGTAAAGGGGTATCAAGTCTATCCGGACAAACTGCGGCAGGACATTAAAATGCCTCAGGGTGAAATGAGTTACGCCTTCGATGGGACTTCTGGGTTTGCAATGACCCCTATGGGACCACAACCTTTACCGCCTGAAATGACGGCTTCCATGAAGGATGGCATTTTCAGGGAACCGATTTGGTTGCTCGCGAGTCTTATGAAGGACGATAGCTCAATTCAGTACACTGGTACAGAAGAGGTCATGGGAAAACCCGCTGCGATTGTGCTGGTTCCACAGCCTTCAGGTGAAGTTCTCAAAATTTTCATCAGTGAAGAGACACACTACATCGTGAAAATGAGTTTCCGTGAGGCGGAGCAGGGCGTTGTCTTGAATAAAGAAACGCTCTTGGGGGATTATCGCGATGTGGATGGTGTTAAAGTGCCACATCATATTCAGCAAAATGTAGAGGGTGAACTTTTCAGCGAAACTCAAATCAACAGCGTCATGTTGAATGCCGAACTCGACGAATCGCTGTTTGAGGAGCCACAGTGA
- a CDS encoding carbon starvation protein A has translation MNTLIIAVLSFIGFIVAYHTYGKWLARKIFGLDAEATVPSQELRDDVDYIPTKKEVIFGHHFTSIAGTGPIVGPAIAVFWGWLPALLWVVLGSVFIGAVHDFGALVVSLRNRGQSVGEVAGRMIGPRAKFLFLFVLFMGLTIVLAIFGLVIALIFSYYPESVLSVWVEIPLAVAIGIWIYRRGGNILIPSIVALGIMYIGMAVGAYLLPIDLSQWFGIPLLGQTYLNVVVIWTLVLFVYCFIASVLPVWTLLQPRDFINSHELVLALLLLVLGLAVAGLTGRADLAASAPAIASDIPPDAPPIWPFLFITIACGAVSGFHCMVSSGTSSKQVASEGDAQYVGYGAMLLEGGLAVIVILACCAGIGMGIFNRTGTGANYTFQPIVKADSATPVTNHDAWKARYAIKTETNPDGTTTVVSGWASHGLKAKVSAFVDGGGNFLASLGIPLKMGIAIMAVLVASFAATTLDTATRLQRYVIYELAQTVKFKPLMNRYIATAFALVLAAAVALFQGPSGPGSGGLTLWPLFGATNQLLAGLAFMVIVFYLLRRNKPIWFALLPMILMLIMPAWAMLHQMFNPETGWLFTGKYLLFGFGIAVEALQIWMVVEGILAWRHARGNYPELPPLESFATD, from the coding sequence ATGAACACGCTGATTATTGCGGTTTTGAGCTTCATCGGCTTCATCGTCGCCTATCATACCTATGGTAAATGGTTAGCGAGAAAGATTTTCGGCTTAGACGCCGAAGCCACGGTGCCGAGTCAGGAGCTGCGAGATGATGTCGATTACATTCCAACGAAAAAAGAGGTCATCTTTGGGCACCATTTCACGAGTATCGCGGGTACAGGTCCGATCGTGGGACCTGCCATCGCCGTTTTCTGGGGATGGCTACCGGCGTTGCTTTGGGTTGTCCTCGGCTCTGTCTTCATTGGTGCTGTGCATGACTTCGGCGCGCTTGTGGTATCCCTCCGCAATCGTGGACAAAGTGTCGGCGAAGTTGCGGGGCGGATGATCGGTCCGCGCGCGAAATTTCTCTTCCTTTTCGTTCTCTTTATGGGACTGACGATTGTCCTTGCTATCTTCGGGTTGGTCATTGCCCTGATATTTTCCTACTATCCTGAATCTGTCCTGTCCGTTTGGGTGGAAATTCCGCTCGCAGTCGCTATCGGTATCTGGATCTATCGTAGAGGCGGCAATATTCTCATCCCTTCCATTGTCGCGCTCGGTATCATGTACATTGGGATGGCAGTCGGTGCGTACCTTCTACCGATTGATCTCTCGCAATGGTTCGGTATCCCCTTGCTCGGACAAACTTACCTAAACGTCGTAGTAATTTGGACACTGGTGCTTTTCGTCTACTGTTTTATCGCTTCAGTGTTGCCCGTCTGGACGCTTCTGCAACCGCGTGATTTCATTAACAGCCATGAATTGGTATTGGCGCTCCTCCTATTAGTGCTTGGACTTGCCGTCGCAGGCTTGACAGGTAGAGCGGATTTGGCGGCATCTGCGCCTGCGATTGCCTCAGACATCCCACCCGATGCGCCACCGATTTGGCCCTTCCTATTCATTACGATTGCGTGCGGGGCAGTCAGCGGTTTCCACTGTATGGTGAGTTCTGGAACCTCCAGTAAACAGGTTGCCTCCGAAGGCGACGCGCAATACGTGGGATACGGCGCAATGCTACTTGAGGGTGGACTTGCCGTTATCGTTATTCTTGCCTGCTGTGCTGGCATCGGTATGGGGATTTTCAACCGGACAGGTACCGGTGCAAACTACACATTCCAACCGATTGTCAAAGCAGATAGTGCAACCCCTGTTACGAATCACGATGCTTGGAAAGCGCGTTATGCTATCAAGACGGAAACAAATCCTGATGGGACGACCACAGTCGTCAGCGGTTGGGCAAGCCACGGACTCAAAGCGAAGGTAAGTGCGTTTGTTGACGGCGGTGGGAATTTCCTCGCCTCTCTCGGTATTCCGCTCAAAATGGGCATTGCGATTATGGCGGTACTCGTTGCGAGTTTCGCCGCGACAACGTTAGACACAGCAACGCGACTCCAACGGTATGTTATATACGAGCTGGCACAAACGGTTAAGTTCAAACCGTTGATGAACCGTTACATTGCGACCGCGTTTGCGTTAGTGCTCGCCGCGGCAGTTGCGCTGTTCCAAGGACCGAGCGGTCCCGGTAGTGGCGGTTTGACGCTCTGGCCCCTCTTCGGGGCGACGAACCAACTCTTAGCCGGATTAGCCTTCATGGTCATCGTTTTCTATCTCCTACGTCGCAACAAACCGATCTGGTTTGCACTCCTTCCGATGATCCTCATGCTCATCATGCCAGCATGGGCGATGCTACACCAGATGTTCAATCCTGAAACAGGTTGGCTTTTCACTGGCAAATATTTGCTCTTCGGATTCGGTATCGCCGTTGAAGCCTTGCAGATTTGGATGGTCGTCGAGGGCATCCTCGCGTGGCGACACGCCCGCGGAAACTATCCAGAACTCCCACCCTTGGAAAGTTTCGCCACTGATTAA
- the thrC gene encoding threonine synthase has product MNYDAWFQCSTGCDETYPLTEVIYRCKNCDGLLEVRHDTDLLRNRSAAEWKSLFEQRYRRTQYPYGSGVWGKKELVCPNIDDNNIISMYEGGTNLFWAERFGEQLGLKDLWIKQCGNSHTGSFKDLGMTVLVSMVKQIMAESGDLRAVMCASTGDTSAALAAYASAAGIPAVILLPKAKVTREQLIQPIANGALTLSLETDFDGCMEIVQKLSARKDFYLANSINSLRIEGQKTISIEIVQQFNWEVPDWIIIPGGNLGNVSALGLGFLMMWELGMIDKLPRIACAQAERANPLYRSYRTGFTEFSAITAQPTQATAIQIGNPVSIHRAIRVLKRFDGIVDQATEAELADAAARADRTGLFNCPHTGVALAVLIKMVERKQIRPDDTVIVISTASGLKFPDFKVAYHDIIPGEPPPRYLNAPLELEADYEKVLKQISTHLDA; this is encoded by the coding sequence ATGAACTACGATGCATGGTTCCAGTGCAGCACAGGATGCGACGAGACCTATCCGCTGACAGAAGTTATCTATCGGTGCAAAAACTGCGATGGGCTGTTAGAGGTCCGGCACGACACCGACTTGTTGAGGAATCGGAGTGCTGCTGAATGGAAATCCCTCTTTGAACAGCGCTACAGGCGCACGCAATATCCCTACGGCAGTGGTGTCTGGGGGAAAAAGGAACTCGTATGCCCGAACATTGATGATAATAACATCATCTCTATGTATGAGGGGGGTACCAATCTATTCTGGGCAGAACGGTTCGGCGAGCAACTCGGTTTGAAAGACCTGTGGATCAAACAGTGTGGTAACAGTCATACGGGTTCGTTTAAAGACCTCGGGATGACCGTTCTGGTCTCAATGGTGAAACAGATCATGGCTGAGTCGGGGGACCTTCGCGCTGTCATGTGTGCATCAACTGGCGATACCTCCGCCGCTTTGGCAGCGTATGCCTCTGCCGCAGGCATTCCCGCGGTAATCCTGTTACCGAAAGCGAAGGTTACGCGTGAACAACTCATTCAACCTATCGCCAACGGTGCGTTGACGCTTTCGCTTGAAACAGACTTTGATGGGTGTATGGAAATCGTCCAAAAACTCTCTGCACGGAAAGATTTCTATCTCGCCAATTCCATTAATTCCCTCCGAATCGAAGGGCAGAAAACGATTAGCATCGAGATCGTCCAGCAGTTCAATTGGGAAGTGCCGGATTGGATAATTATTCCAGGGGGTAACCTCGGCAATGTTTCCGCACTTGGACTCGGCTTTTTAATGATGTGGGAACTCGGTATGATTGACAAACTGCCGCGTATCGCCTGTGCCCAAGCAGAGCGCGCAAACCCACTTTATCGAAGTTACCGAACAGGATTCACGGAGTTCAGTGCCATTACAGCGCAACCCACACAAGCCACAGCGATTCAAATCGGAAATCCCGTCTCAATCCATCGCGCAATCCGTGTCCTTAAACGGTTCGATGGTATTGTCGATCAAGCCACAGAAGCGGAATTGGCGGATGCTGCTGCGAGAGCAGATCGAACCGGGTTGTTCAATTGTCCGCACACCGGTGTAGCACTCGCGGTACTCATAAAAATGGTCGAACGTAAACAGATCCGTCCAGATGACACGGTTATCGTTATCTCTACAGCCAGTGGACTCAAATTCCCGGATTTCAAGGTGGCGTATCACGACATCATACCTGGGGAACCACCACCTCGCTATCTAAACGCGCCACTTGAATTGGAAGCAGACTATGAAAAGGTCCTGAAACAGATTTCCACACACCTTGACGCATAA
- a CDS encoding isochorismatase family protein produces MKTLNLQVRYFQDSTPADVPCRETAFIRREFDMPLPVEETALVLVDLWNVHFIESWIERAAQVTKECVVPVIDAARGAGLTIVHAPSPSVAEQYPQLKRHKPPEPSTPSAWPPSDFRSREGDYAVYRGPRSQPPSIDIHWNKLASQLAVSPAIDVKPEEFVIATGQQLHELMEDRRILHLLFAGFATNWCVLGRDYGIRSMARYGYNIVLLRDATTGVEFPDTYDNLFTTEIAIREVEQQYGFSASNADFFEAVDSLLA; encoded by the coding sequence GTGAAAACGCTAAATTTACAGGTCCGCTACTTTCAAGATAGCACACCAGCAGATGTGCCGTGCCGTGAAACGGCTTTCATTCGGCGTGAGTTTGATATGCCGTTGCCTGTCGAAGAGACGGCTTTGGTCCTCGTCGATTTGTGGAACGTGCATTTCATTGAAAGCTGGATAGAACGTGCGGCACAGGTCACGAAAGAGTGTGTCGTGCCTGTGATAGATGCTGCGCGTGGAGCGGGTTTGACAATCGTTCATGCCCCGTCTCCGTCGGTAGCAGAACAGTATCCGCAACTCAAGCGGCACAAACCGCCTGAACCGTCTACGCCTTCAGCGTGGCCCCCCTCCGATTTTCGAAGTCGCGAGGGGGACTACGCCGTTTATCGGGGTCCCCGTAGTCAGCCCCCCAGTATCGATATCCATTGGAACAAACTCGCATCGCAGCTTGCTGTCTCCCCAGCGATTGACGTGAAACCGGAGGAGTTTGTCATCGCGACCGGACAGCAGTTGCATGAACTGATGGAGGATCGGCGTATCTTACATCTGCTCTTTGCGGGGTTTGCAACGAACTGGTGCGTACTGGGCAGGGATTACGGTATCCGTTCTATGGCACGATATGGCTATAACATCGTGCTGCTCCGCGATGCCACAACCGGTGTGGAGTTTCCCGATACCTACGATAATCTGTTCACGACTGAGATCGCCATTCGGGAGGTGGAACAGCAGTACGGATTCAGTGCATCGAACGCCGATTTCTTTGAGGCGGTTGATTCCCTCTTAGCATAG
- the xylA gene encoding xylose isomerase: MSEQYQPKPEHKFTFGLWTVGNPGRDPFGDVVRPPLKPTYTVQKLSELGAYGVNLHDNDLVPFEASAVERDKIVSEFKKALTDHGMKVPMATTNLFYHPVFKDGAFTANDPKVRAFAIQKTLNAIDLGVELGATIYVFWGGREGAEVDASKNGPDTVKWNREAMNYFTHYVKDQGYDLRFALEAKPNEPRGDIYLPTTGHMLHFIETLDHPEMVGVNPEFAHETMAGLSFLHGVAQAHEAGKLFHIDLNDQKMSRFDQDLRFGSENIKGAFFLVKFLEDMNWDGYRHFDAHAYRTEDEQGVWDFAAGCMRSYLILKEKARRFNEDAEIQGILAEIQARDPELEALMASYNVESVGKLRKIDFEPDTLAQKGLGYEKLDQLTFEVLMGVR, from the coding sequence ATGTCAGAACAGTATCAGCCTAAGCCTGAACATAAGTTTACCTTTGGATTATGGACGGTCGGTAATCCCGGGCGCGATCCATTTGGTGACGTTGTCAGGCCCCCTTTGAAACCCACATACACAGTCCAAAAATTAAGCGAACTCGGCGCATACGGCGTTAACTTACACGATAATGATTTGGTACCCTTTGAGGCTTCAGCCGTCGAACGCGATAAAATCGTTAGCGAATTCAAGAAGGCACTCACCGATCATGGTATGAAAGTGCCGATGGCAACAACAAATCTCTTCTACCATCCAGTCTTTAAAGATGGCGCGTTTACCGCTAACGATCCGAAGGTGCGAGCCTTCGCAATCCAGAAAACTTTGAATGCCATTGATCTCGGTGTTGAACTCGGAGCGACCATTTATGTATTTTGGGGCGGCCGTGAAGGCGCAGAAGTAGATGCCTCTAAAAATGGACCCGATACCGTCAAGTGGAATCGTGAGGCGATGAACTACTTCACGCACTACGTCAAAGACCAAGGTTACGACCTCCGGTTCGCACTTGAAGCAAAACCGAATGAACCCCGCGGCGACATCTACCTACCGACAACGGGACACATGCTCCATTTTATTGAGACACTGGACCACCCAGAAATGGTCGGTGTGAATCCCGAATTTGCTCACGAAACGATGGCAGGTTTGAGTTTCCTCCACGGCGTCGCACAGGCACACGAAGCAGGTAAACTCTTCCACATTGACCTCAACGACCAGAAGATGAGTCGTTTCGACCAAGACTTGCGCTTCGGTTCTGAAAACATCAAAGGCGCATTCTTCCTCGTCAAATTCCTCGAAGATATGAACTGGGATGGATATCGACACTTTGATGCACACGCCTACCGGACTGAAGACGAACAAGGGGTCTGGGACTTCGCCGCAGGATGTATGCGGAGTTATCTGATTCTCAAAGAGAAAGCACGCCGTTTCAATGAAGATGCGGAAATTCAGGGGATTCTCGCTGAAATACAAGCACGCGATCCTGAACTCGAAGCACTTATGGCGAGTTACAACGTCGAGAGTGTCGGAAAACTGAGAAAGATAGATTTTGAACCCGATACCCTCGCACAAAAAGGACTCGGATACGAGAAATTGGACCAACTCACATTTGAGGTCTTAATGGGAGTTAGATAA